A single genomic interval of uncultured Pseudodesulfovibrio sp. harbors:
- a CDS encoding transporter substrate-binding domain-containing protein, producing MIRKALLAGVFALVMATGALCADIQVVTEEWPPYNCVRNGRIEGIVTEVVKATLDQAGVSYDIEAYPWARAYEMARTGDNVLIYSILKLPNRAAHFKWIPINGLAVEMALFRPKYRKDINLKSLNDAKNTELG from the coding sequence ATGATTCGAAAAGCTTTGCTGGCGGGTGTCTTTGCTCTTGTCATGGCTACCGGGGCGCTGTGCGCGGACATACAGGTGGTGACGGAGGAATGGCCCCCGTATAATTGCGTAAGGAACGGGCGGATTGAGGGGATTGTCACCGAGGTGGTGAAGGCGACTCTCGATCAGGCTGGAGTCAGTTACGACATCGAAGCCTATCCCTGGGCCCGGGCTTACGAGATGGCCCGAACCGGTGATAACGTTCTTATTTATTCCATTCTGAAATTGCCCAATCGGGCAGCCCACTTCAAGTGGATACCGATCAATGGCCTTGCCGTTGAAATGGCCCTGTTTCGTCCGAAATACAGGAAAGACATCAACCTGAAATCGCTGAATGACGCAAAAAATACCGAATTGGGGTAA
- a CDS encoding pyridoxal phosphate-dependent aminotransferase, whose product MQLISSQMVGYMERSSWIRKMFEEGIKMKKEFGEDAVHDFSLGNPDLPPPPTVKEALADLAEQAGEPFFLGYMPNFGYPHVREKLAEEVTKEQGVDVPADCLVITCGAAGALNSVFRAVLEPDDEVLVPTPFFVEYGFYAENHAAKLVTVPSKPLTFELDLEAMDAAITDRTRVVLINSPNNPTGAVYTREELDGLAAILRKHNEGRDKPIYILSDEPYRFLAFDGVEVPSLLDVYEYSIVCSSFSKNLSLAGGRVGYALVNPAIEGREALMGAIVMANRILGFVNAPALAQKLLAKALGSSVDISIYDSRRKAMAEVLDNAGFKYTMPKGAFYFFPEAPGGDDVKFCATLQEEKILAVPGTGFGYPGYFRLAFCVSEDVITRSRDAFVRAMEKAKA is encoded by the coding sequence ATGCAACTTATTTCGTCGCAGATGGTCGGATACATGGAGCGGTCCTCATGGATTCGCAAAATGTTTGAGGAAGGCATCAAAATGAAGAAGGAATTCGGAGAGGATGCTGTCCACGACTTCAGCCTCGGCAACCCGGACCTTCCGCCGCCGCCCACGGTCAAGGAAGCACTGGCCGACCTTGCGGAACAGGCCGGAGAACCGTTCTTCCTCGGTTACATGCCCAACTTCGGGTACCCCCATGTCCGTGAAAAGCTGGCAGAAGAGGTGACCAAGGAGCAGGGCGTGGATGTTCCTGCGGATTGTCTGGTCATCACCTGCGGTGCGGCCGGAGCGCTCAACTCGGTATTCCGCGCCGTGCTGGAACCGGACGACGAAGTGCTCGTTCCGACTCCCTTCTTCGTGGAGTACGGCTTCTACGCCGAAAACCACGCTGCCAAACTCGTCACCGTGCCGTCCAAGCCGCTGACATTCGAGCTTGATCTGGAGGCCATGGATGCAGCCATCACGGACAGAACCCGCGTGGTGCTCATCAACTCGCCCAACAATCCCACGGGCGCAGTTTACACACGCGAAGAACTCGACGGACTGGCCGCCATCCTGCGGAAGCACAATGAAGGCCGCGACAAGCCCATCTACATCCTGTCCGACGAGCCGTACCGCTTCCTCGCGTTCGACGGCGTGGAAGTACCGAGCCTGCTCGATGTCTATGAATATTCCATCGTATGCTCGTCCTTTTCCAAGAACCTGAGTCTGGCAGGCGGACGCGTCGGCTACGCGCTGGTCAACCCGGCCATCGAGGGACGCGAAGCCCTGATGGGAGCAATCGTCATGGCAAACCGCATCCTCGGCTTTGTCAACGCCCCGGCCCTTGCCCAAAAACTGCTCGCCAAGGCCCTCGGCAGCTCGGTGGACATCTCCATCTACGACTCCCGCCGCAAGGCCATGGCCGAAGTTCTCGACAACGCGGGCTTCAAGTACACCATGCCCAAGGGCGCATTCTACTTCTTCCCCGAAGCACCGGGCGGCGACGACGTCAAGTTCTGCGCCACCTTGCAGGAAGAAAAGATACTGGCGGTCCCCGGCACTGGCTTCGGCTATCCCGGCTATTTCCGCCTCGCCTTCTGCGTAAGCGAAGACGTCATCACCCGCTCAAGGGACGCCTTTGTCCGGGCCATGGAAAAAGCCAAGGCCTAA
- a CDS encoding branched-chain amino acid ABC transporter permease yields the protein MEYFLQQLVNGLTLGGVYALIALGYTMVYGIIQLINFAHGEFFAAGGYMGVIFISWLASQGVDPYVCMGLGLVLAMLYCALLAMAVEKLAYKPFRNASRLAVLLSALGMSIFLQNGLMLTQGVYDRPYPTELTQGGFHFGLISISYMQIIIVSLTALLLIALNVLVFKTRIGKAMRATAQDKVMSALVGINSNRIISLTFAIGAGLAAAAGIMVGFYYGSVNYSMGFVPGIKAFAAAVLGGIGNITGAMVGGLIIGMVEIFAAGYLSSEYKDVFAFIILIAVLYFKPTGIMGENVDDTRV from the coding sequence ATGGAATATTTTCTTCAACAATTGGTCAACGGCCTGACGCTCGGCGGTGTCTACGCCCTCATAGCCCTCGGCTATACCATGGTGTACGGCATCATCCAGCTCATCAACTTCGCCCACGGCGAGTTCTTCGCCGCAGGCGGATACATGGGCGTCATATTCATTTCCTGGCTCGCGTCGCAGGGCGTTGACCCGTATGTCTGCATGGGACTGGGCCTTGTCCTCGCCATGCTCTATTGCGCGCTTCTTGCCATGGCGGTAGAGAAGCTCGCGTACAAGCCGTTCCGCAACGCCTCCCGGCTGGCGGTCCTGCTTTCCGCACTCGGCATGTCCATTTTTCTTCAGAACGGCCTCATGCTCACACAGGGCGTGTATGACCGTCCGTATCCCACGGAGTTGACGCAGGGCGGTTTCCACTTCGGCCTGATCTCCATTTCCTACATGCAGATCATCATCGTGAGCCTGACCGCGTTGCTGCTGATTGCCCTCAACGTGCTGGTCTTCAAGACCCGCATCGGCAAGGCCATGCGCGCCACCGCGCAGGACAAGGTCATGTCCGCGCTGGTCGGCATCAATTCGAACCGCATCATCTCCCTGACCTTCGCCATCGGTGCCGGACTCGCCGCCGCCGCAGGCATCATGGTCGGTTTCTATTACGGTTCGGTGAACTACTCCATGGGCTTTGTCCCCGGCATCAAGGCGTTCGCCGCCGCCGTGCTCGGTGGGATCGGCAATATCACCGGTGCCATGGTCGGCGGACTCATCATCGGCATGGTCGAGATTTTCGCAGCCGGTTATCTTTCCAGCGAATACAAGGACGTGTTCGCCTTCATCATTCTGATCGCGGTGCTCTATTTCAAGCCCACCGGCATCATGGGAGAGAACGTTGACGACACAAGAGTCTAA
- a CDS encoding exodeoxyribonuclease III: MIIYSWNVNGYRAVTKKNFRDWLDSCGGDVVMLQETKAHPDQIVEEDREPDSYSNAYWNWSKKKKGYSGVACFANPEPLEVNIGLPDERFRDEGRVLHLEYPDFHLFNIYFPNGQMSDERLEFKMGFYDCFLEHAEALRKSKPIVVGGDFNTAHTEIDLKNPKSNAERSGFLPIERAWIDKFIDHGYVDTFRLFEDGPHHYSWWSYRFNARKNNAGWRIDYFFVSEELKDKVVRAWIEPEVMGSDHCPIGVEIDV; encoded by the coding sequence ATGATTATCTATTCATGGAACGTCAACGGGTACCGGGCCGTCACAAAGAAAAATTTCCGGGACTGGCTGGACTCCTGCGGCGGCGATGTCGTTATGTTGCAGGAAACCAAGGCCCACCCCGACCAGATAGTGGAAGAAGACCGTGAGCCGGACTCCTATTCCAATGCCTACTGGAATTGGTCGAAGAAAAAGAAGGGGTACTCCGGGGTTGCCTGCTTTGCCAATCCCGAGCCGCTTGAGGTGAATATTGGTCTGCCTGATGAGCGTTTCCGCGATGAAGGGCGGGTGCTGCACCTTGAATATCCTGATTTCCATCTGTTCAATATATATTTCCCCAACGGCCAGATGAGCGATGAGCGGCTGGAGTTCAAGATGGGGTTCTATGACTGTTTTCTCGAACACGCGGAAGCGTTGCGAAAGAGCAAGCCCATTGTGGTGGGCGGGGATTTCAATACAGCCCATACCGAGATCGACCTCAAGAATCCCAAGTCCAATGCCGAGCGTTCGGGCTTCTTGCCGATTGAACGGGCGTGGATCGACAAATTTATCGACCACGGCTATGTGGATACGTTTCGTCTTTTCGAGGACGGCCCGCACCATTATTCATGGTGGTCGTATCGGTTCAATGCCCGCAAGAACAACGCCGGATGGCGCATCGACTACTTTTTCGTGTCCGAGGAACTGAAGGACAAGGTCGTGCGCGCATGGATCGAACCGGAAGTCATGGGATCGGATCATTGCCCCATAGGTGTCGAGATCGACGTGTAG
- the livM gene encoding high-affinity branched-chain amino acid ABC transporter permease LivM: protein MTTQESKSVWIGLGIGLIWFLILLWPLLGIKPEGLEFGRTWYVFIRVAIAALIFVTFYQLKERGTLDGVLKPVSSAGGSIKRLYEATPKWIPILCVLGLALAYPMMTGRYGHDVAISVLIYVCLGLGLNIVVGLAGLLDLGYIAFYGVGAYTYALMSLHYGLSFWLCLPVAGLLAAIAGCIIGYPTLRMRGDYLAIVTLGFGEIVRLILNNWMQLTNGPNGIMSIKRPTIYWPDFADGFAFELLKIKKLWALYYVILAIAIFTIISVYRLNFSRIGRAWEAIREDETAAELMGVNTFLLKLLAYAMGATFAGFAGAFFAARMRFVGPESFSFLESAMVLAMVVLGGMGSIPGVILGVIALVALPEAFREFELYRMLVFGGVMTAMMLVRPAGLWPAKRVGRRSEEAE, encoded by the coding sequence TTGACGACACAAGAGTCTAAAAGCGTCTGGATCGGGCTGGGAATCGGCCTGATCTGGTTCCTCATACTTCTGTGGCCGCTTCTGGGCATCAAGCCCGAAGGGCTGGAATTCGGCAGGACATGGTACGTCTTCATCCGTGTGGCCATTGCCGCGCTGATCTTCGTGACCTTCTACCAGCTCAAGGAGCGCGGGACCCTCGACGGTGTGCTCAAGCCTGTGAGCAGTGCGGGCGGTTCGATCAAGCGCCTCTATGAAGCCACCCCCAAGTGGATTCCCATTCTCTGCGTGCTCGGTCTCGCCCTTGCCTATCCGATGATGACCGGGCGTTACGGGCATGACGTTGCCATCAGCGTGCTCATCTACGTCTGTCTCGGCCTCGGCTTGAACATCGTCGTCGGCCTCGCCGGACTGCTTGACCTCGGTTACATCGCCTTTTACGGCGTGGGAGCGTACACCTACGCGCTCATGTCCCTGCATTACGGTCTTTCTTTCTGGCTTTGCCTGCCCGTTGCCGGACTTCTTGCCGCCATCGCAGGCTGCATCATCGGCTACCCGACCCTGCGGATGCGCGGCGACTATCTCGCCATCGTGACACTCGGGTTCGGTGAGATCGTTCGCCTCATCCTCAACAACTGGATGCAACTGACCAACGGTCCCAACGGCATCATGTCCATCAAGCGGCCCACGATCTACTGGCCCGACTTTGCCGACGGCTTTGCTTTTGAACTCCTCAAGATCAAGAAGCTTTGGGCGCTCTATTACGTGATTCTCGCCATCGCGATTTTCACCATCATTTCCGTCTACCGGCTCAATTTCTCGCGTATCGGACGGGCATGGGAAGCCATCCGCGAGGACGAGACCGCAGCCGAGCTCATGGGCGTGAACACGTTCCTGCTCAAGCTGCTCGCCTATGCCATGGGTGCGACATTCGCCGGATTTGCCGGAGCCTTCTTTGCCGCGCGCATGCGGTTTGTCGGTCCCGAGTCCTTCAGCTTCCTTGAGTCCGCCATGGTGCTTGCCATGGTCGTTCTCGGCGGCATGGGGTCCATCCCCGGCGTCATCCTCGGCGTTATCGCGCTGGTGGCCCTGCCCGAGGCGTTCCGTGAATTCGAACTCTACCGCATGCTTGTCTTCGGTGGCGTCATGACTGCAATGATGCTCGTCCGTCCGGCCGGTCTGTGGCCCGCCAAGCGCGTGGGCCGCCGCTCCGAAGAAGCGGAATAA
- a CDS encoding DUF697 domain-containing protein yields the protein MPKYLKNFITLAGLIIVGSFLTFLYSCITGLADFAGRFNPVLEPWVFWALFISVAACLAWGGAVAFLRPRPLLVHASPSEEALRRFRLRLVKRLRRNKYLREAGVKVDGEEDLETALAVLESRADQEIQAEAKRVFIGSAVAQNGRLDTLVVLFLVTRMVWRISKIYNQRPHWREMVNLYANIAATSFIAGSIEDFGVDEYVTELMTPLLGGSALGAVPGAQALAGTITESVLTGSANCLLSLRCGIIARNYMSLKLDAGGSMRRSATIEASKIFVSMSAGTVTYVTRLLVKGATGAVKSGSGKMARGVGSAVSGAAEAVGNGARSVKDGVGAVAGGVTGGVKRVVHTAGQAVRKVSDTAKNVTGKTVGTVSDTGKKVSTIASSAVQKTGDTVKKRKMRVKKLFSRLKRSN from the coding sequence ATGCCGAAATATTTGAAAAATTTTATCACGCTGGCAGGGCTGATTATTGTCGGATCATTTCTGACCTTTCTGTACAGCTGTATTACCGGGCTTGCCGATTTTGCGGGACGATTCAATCCCGTGCTGGAGCCGTGGGTGTTCTGGGCACTTTTCATATCCGTTGCGGCCTGCCTTGCATGGGGCGGGGCCGTGGCTTTTCTGCGTCCGCGTCCGCTGCTGGTTCATGCCTCGCCTTCGGAAGAGGCGTTGCGGCGTTTCCGGCTTCGGTTGGTCAAACGGCTGAGGCGGAATAAATACCTTCGGGAAGCCGGTGTGAAGGTGGACGGCGAAGAGGATCTGGAGACCGCGCTTGCCGTGCTGGAGAGTCGGGCTGACCAAGAGATTCAGGCGGAAGCAAAGCGGGTTTTCATCGGCTCGGCTGTGGCACAGAACGGTCGGCTTGATACGTTGGTGGTGCTGTTTCTGGTGACGCGGATGGTGTGGCGAATTTCCAAGATATACAATCAGCGTCCTCACTGGCGGGAGATGGTCAATCTGTACGCGAATATTGCTGCGACATCGTTTATCGCCGGAAGTATCGAGGACTTCGGCGTTGATGAATATGTGACGGAATTGATGACGCCCCTTCTGGGCGGCTCTGCGCTTGGTGCCGTGCCCGGAGCGCAGGCGCTTGCCGGAACCATCACGGAATCGGTGTTGACCGGTTCGGCCAACTGCCTGCTGTCGTTGCGGTGCGGCATCATCGCACGCAATTACATGAGCCTGAAACTGGATGCGGGCGGGAGCATGCGTCGTTCGGCGACCATCGAGGCGTCGAAGATATTTGTGAGCATGAGCGCGGGGACCGTGACCTACGTGACCAGATTGTTGGTGAAGGGCGCGACCGGCGCGGTGAAATCCGGTTCCGGAAAGATGGCGCGTGGTGTTGGTTCGGCCGTGTCCGGTGCTGCCGAGGCCGTGGGCAACGGAGCACGAAGTGTGAAGGACGGTGTCGGAGCCGTTGCTGGCGGCGTGACGGGGGGAGTGAAGCGTGTCGTACATACGGCGGGACAGGCGGTCAGGAAGGTTTCCGATACCGCGAAGAACGTGACCGGGAAAACAGTGGGCACGGTTTCGGATACAGGTAAGAAGGTCAGTACGATAGCCAGCAGTGCCGTTCAGAAAACCGGTGACACCGTAAAAAAGCGAAAAATGCGCGTGAAGAAGTTGTTTTCTCGTCTGAAACGTTCGAATTAA
- a CDS encoding NAD(P)/FAD-dependent oxidoreductase — translation MTDTNYDIIILGAGASGLYCAMHAARNGHSVAIIDHSDKPARKIRVSGGGKCNFTNMTVEPHNYICANPHFVKSALARHSQWDVIGFFADHGISYEERDHGQLFTREGAGRLAGILVDQCKKLGVDFLLGRTVASVDGPGPYRVDTGEIFTAEKLVIALGGPSWPQVGASDLGFRLAKQFGLPILRPHPGLVPLVFPQRQRAMCEDLAGNALPATIRCGDTAFTDPLLFTHKGISGPTTLQISSYWTNGDPIFIDFLPGQPVPDLIEEHRSSNIQFKNLLARVLPKRLPAHLLSENLANATVSQMSKQQIEVAADRIHNLRVNPASTEGYAKAEVTVGGIDTNAVSSKTFEARDVPGLHIIGEALDVTGHLGGYNLQWAFASGAACGDEL, via the coding sequence ATGACTGACACCAATTACGATATCATAATTCTCGGCGCGGGCGCGTCCGGCCTCTACTGTGCCATGCACGCCGCCCGAAACGGCCACTCCGTCGCCATCATCGACCACTCGGACAAACCCGCCCGGAAAATCCGCGTTTCCGGCGGCGGCAAATGCAATTTCACGAACATGACGGTGGAACCGCACAACTACATCTGCGCCAACCCCCACTTCGTCAAATCCGCTCTCGCCCGACACAGCCAGTGGGATGTCATCGGATTTTTCGCCGATCACGGCATCTCCTACGAGGAACGCGACCACGGCCAACTGTTCACCCGCGAAGGTGCCGGACGCCTCGCCGGAATCCTTGTGGACCAATGCAAGAAGCTCGGCGTGGATTTCCTTCTCGGCCGCACTGTCGCCTCGGTAGACGGCCCCGGTCCCTACCGCGTGGATACCGGCGAAATTTTCACAGCCGAAAAACTCGTCATCGCGCTCGGCGGCCCGTCATGGCCGCAGGTCGGAGCCTCAGACCTCGGTTTCCGGCTTGCCAAGCAGTTCGGCCTGCCTATTCTCCGCCCGCACCCCGGCCTCGTGCCGCTCGTCTTTCCGCAAAGACAGCGCGCCATGTGCGAAGACCTCGCAGGCAACGCCCTGCCCGCCACCATCCGATGCGGAGATACCGCGTTCACCGACCCGCTCCTGTTCACACACAAGGGCATCTCCGGCCCCACGACACTCCAGATTTCATCCTACTGGACCAACGGCGACCCCATCTTCATCGACTTCCTGCCCGGTCAGCCCGTGCCCGATCTCATCGAAGAACACCGCAGTTCAAACATCCAGTTCAAAAACCTGCTCGCCCGTGTGCTGCCCAAGCGACTTCCAGCGCATCTGCTCTCCGAAAATCTTGCCAACGCCACTGTCAGCCAGATGAGCAAACAGCAAATCGAAGTCGCCGCAGACCGTATCCACAACCTGCGCGTCAACCCCGCTTCCACCGAAGGCTATGCCAAGGCCGAAGTCACCGTCGGCGGCATCGATACCAACGCGGTCTCATCCAAGACCTTCGAAGCCCGCGACGTCCCCGGTCTGCACATCATCGGCGAAGCCCTCGATGTCACCGGACACCTCGGCGGCTACAACCTCCAGTGGGCCTTCGCCTCCGGCGCCGCCTGCGGTGACGAATTGTAA
- a CDS encoding cobyric acid synthase has protein sequence MKQRVFAGIPDVLDEQKFAHGGNLRRMAETAGCSPDEIIDFSANVNPLGPPPWLGQVVGQALQAVDSYPDPDSTELLMAASEAYKVWPSQVIAGNGASELLFAIAAMGGYRQAVIPSPTYVDYGRACKVNRLNVVEVPMHDDFTVNFPALGPLLTTPSLVYLCSPNNPTGTTFSAADLREVASMFPQSRFVVDESFAEFLPADRDRLIRERPSNVITVLSMTKFFAIPGIRLGLAFADPDVILRMKQSMPAWSVNTLAQKVGARCLRDRAYAKKTREQTSLLRENLASGLRQVPGIKVMPGEANYLLCRVERIGQDAVPLMERLLTEHHIAIRLCGNYEGLDNNWFRVAVRNEADNERLISAMEAVSGTAKAPVVRRKKRTPALMLQGTSSNAGKSVLAAAFCRIFLQDGYRVAPFKAQNMSLNSFVTDQGGEMGRAQVTQAMACRLKPDVRMNPVLLKPGSDVGSQVIVMGQPVGNMSVTEYVRYKPRAWEAVKTAYDSLANEYDIMVLEGAGSPAEVNLKHHDIVNMAMAQYAKARVLLAGDIDRGGVFASMVGTMNLLTPAERNHVEGFLINRFRGDASLLDPAFGQMFEHTGKPVMGTIPYIHSLGLPEEDSVSFKEGFRPEGDKFPEEECVDIAVIDLPRISNFNDIDPLFAEPDVRVRVVTDAHDLGTPDAVIIPGSKSTVPDMKALRGQGMAAAIRELANNGHRTRIVGICGGFQMMGELVDDPYGLESETTRVDGFGLLPVQTTLAPEKTLVRTWGQHSQSGHRVHGYEIHHGQTKPLAEDLRVAVRDNEGNPLGYTRADGRVWGTYLHGLFDSDEFRRWFIDELRMEKGLSPLEQVQVRFDLEDALDHLAGVVREAVCMDKVYKALGFSGCCTQASLFYKLGG, from the coding sequence TTGAAACAACGTGTTTTCGCCGGAATACCCGACGTCCTTGACGAGCAGAAGTTCGCCCATGGCGGCAATCTGCGGCGCATGGCCGAGACTGCCGGGTGTTCTCCGGACGAGATTATTGATTTTTCCGCCAATGTGAATCCGCTCGGTCCGCCGCCGTGGCTCGGGCAGGTGGTGGGGCAGGCCTTGCAGGCCGTTGATTCCTACCCGGACCCGGACAGCACGGAACTGCTCATGGCCGCTTCCGAGGCGTACAAGGTATGGCCTTCGCAGGTTATTGCGGGCAATGGTGCGTCTGAGCTGCTGTTTGCCATTGCCGCCATGGGGGGCTACCGGCAGGCCGTGATTCCGTCGCCTACGTATGTTGATTACGGACGGGCGTGCAAGGTGAACCGGCTGAATGTCGTGGAAGTGCCGATGCACGATGACTTTACGGTAAACTTCCCGGCGCTCGGCCCGCTCTTGACCACCCCGTCGCTGGTGTACCTGTGCAGTCCCAACAACCCCACCGGCACGACATTTTCCGCCGCTGACCTGCGCGAGGTGGCGTCCATGTTCCCGCAGTCGCGGTTCGTGGTGGACGAATCCTTTGCCGAATTTCTGCCTGCGGACCGGGACCGGCTCATCAGGGAGAGGCCGTCCAACGTCATCACCGTGCTGTCCATGACCAAGTTTTTCGCCATTCCCGGCATCCGGCTGGGATTGGCATTTGCCGACCCGGACGTCATCCTGCGTATGAAGCAGTCCATGCCCGCGTGGTCGGTGAACACGCTGGCCCAGAAGGTGGGGGCGCGGTGCCTGCGTGACCGTGCGTATGCGAAAAAGACCCGTGAGCAGACATCCCTGCTGCGGGAAAATCTCGCATCGGGCCTCAGGCAGGTGCCGGGGATCAAGGTCATGCCCGGTGAGGCGAACTACCTGCTGTGCCGGGTGGAGCGGATAGGGCAGGACGCGGTCCCGCTCATGGAACGGCTGCTGACCGAGCATCACATCGCCATTCGGCTGTGCGGCAACTATGAGGGGCTGGACAACAACTGGTTCCGGGTGGCCGTGCGTAACGAGGCCGACAACGAGCGCCTCATCAGCGCCATGGAAGCCGTCAGCGGAACCGCCAAGGCCCCTGTTGTGCGCCGGAAGAAACGCACGCCCGCGCTCATGTTACAAGGGACCAGTTCCAATGCGGGAAAATCCGTGCTGGCCGCGGCTTTTTGTCGAATCTTTTTGCAGGACGGGTATCGCGTGGCCCCGTTCAAGGCGCAGAACATGTCGCTCAATTCGTTTGTCACCGATCAGGGCGGCGAAATGGGACGCGCGCAGGTGACGCAGGCCATGGCGTGCCGCCTCAAGCCGGACGTACGCATGAATCCGGTCCTGCTCAAGCCGGGATCCGACGTCGGTTCGCAGGTGATCGTCATGGGCCAGCCCGTGGGCAACATGAGCGTGACCGAGTATGTCCGCTACAAGCCGCGTGCGTGGGAGGCCGTGAAGACCGCCTACGATTCCCTTGCCAACGAGTATGACATCATGGTCCTCGAAGGCGCGGGCAGTCCTGCGGAAGTGAATCTCAAGCACCATGATATCGTGAACATGGCCATGGCACAGTACGCCAAGGCCCGCGTGCTGCTTGCCGGGGACATCGACCGGGGCGGCGTGTTCGCCTCCATGGTCGGCACCATGAACCTGTTGACGCCTGCCGAGCGCAATCATGTGGAAGGCTTCCTCATCAACCGGTTTCGGGGCGACGCCAGCCTGCTTGATCCCGCGTTCGGGCAGATGTTCGAGCATACGGGCAAGCCAGTCATGGGAACCATCCCGTACATCCATTCCCTTGGTTTGCCCGAGGAAGACTCGGTCTCGTTCAAGGAAGGGTTCCGGCCCGAAGGGGACAAGTTTCCGGAAGAGGAGTGCGTTGATATCGCGGTGATCGACCTGCCGCGCATTTCGAATTTCAACGACATCGACCCGCTTTTCGCCGAGCCGGATGTGCGTGTGCGTGTGGTCACGGACGCCCATGATCTCGGCACGCCGGACGCGGTCATCATTCCCGGCTCCAAGTCCACGGTGCCGGACATGAAGGCCCTGCGCGGGCAGGGGATGGCCGCTGCCATTCGAGAGCTTGCCAACAACGGGCATCGCACCCGCATAGTGGGAATATGCGGCGGTTTCCAGATGATGGGCGAACTCGTGGACGACCCGTACGGACTGGAGTCAGAGACGACCCGTGTGGACGGTTTCGGCCTGCTGCCGGTGCAGACGACGCTCGCGCCGGAAAAGACGCTTGTGCGGACATGGGGCCAGCATTCCCAGTCCGGCCACCGCGTGCACGGTTATGAAATTCATCACGGGCAGACCAAGCCGCTGGCCGAGGACCTGCGTGTGGCCGTGCGTGACAACGAAGGAAACCCGCTCGGTTACACCCGCGCCGACGGACGGGTCTGGGGGACGTATCTTCACGGCCTGTTCGACAGCGACGAGTTCCGCCGCTGGTTCATTGACGAACTTCGCATGGAAAAGGGGCTGTCGCCTCTGGAGCAGGTGCAGGTCCGGTTCGACCTCGAAGATGCGCTCGATCATCTGGCGGGCGTGGTGCGTGAGGCCGTGTGCATGGACAAGGTCTACAAGGCGCTCGGGTTCAGCGGTTGCTGCACGCAGGCAAGCCTGTTCTACAAGCTCGGCGGGTAG
- a CDS encoding ABC transporter ATP-binding protein has protein sequence MSEKPILELKNVSSHYGRIQALKSISLKVFPGEIVSIIGANGAGKSTTLMTICNVINASEGDIFYKGERINDVASDILPTMGLCQVPEGRRIFPRLSVLENLDMGAFFRRDSARIKQDIERVFDLFPKLRERRKQLGGTLSGGEQQMLAMGRALMSSPKVLLLDEPSMGLAPLLVQQIFDIVKMINEQGVTVVLVEQNANLALQCSQRGYVLETGSVVMEDNADKLLTNPDIRKAYLGE, from the coding sequence ATGTCAGAAAAACCGATACTCGAACTGAAAAACGTCTCGTCCCACTACGGACGGATTCAGGCACTCAAGTCCATTTCGCTCAAGGTGTTCCCCGGCGAAATCGTGTCCATCATCGGCGCGAACGGCGCAGGCAAGTCCACTACGCTCATGACGATCTGCAATGTCATTAACGCCTCTGAAGGCGATATCTTCTACAAAGGCGAGCGCATCAATGATGTCGCGTCCGACATTCTGCCGACCATGGGCCTGTGTCAGGTGCCCGAAGGCCGCCGTATTTTCCCGCGTCTTTCCGTGCTCGAAAATCTCGACATGGGGGCTTTTTTCAGGAGGGATTCCGCTCGAATCAAGCAGGATATCGAGCGCGTGTTCGACCTGTTCCCCAAGCTCAGGGAACGGCGCAAGCAGCTCGGCGGAACCCTTTCCGGAGGGGAACAGCAGATGCTCGCCATGGGCCGTGCGCTCATGAGCAGCCCCAAGGTGTTGCTTCTCGATGAACCGTCCATGGGACTCGCACCGTTGCTCGTCCAGCAGATTTTCGACATCGTCAAGATGATCAACGAGCAGGGCGTGACCGTCGTGCTTGTCGAGCAGAATGCCAATCTCGCGCTCCAGTGTTCCCAGCGCGGTTATGTGCTGGAGACAGGCTCCGTGGTCATGGAAGATAACGCGGACAAGCTGTTGACCAACCCCGACATTCGCAAGGCATATCTCGGCGAATAG